The Bradyrhizobium betae genomic interval CTCGAAAAGCTGGTCGAGCTGCAAAAGGACAAGACCTACGACTACGCCGGCCGCACCAACACCGGCGAAGGCCGCTTCACGTCCGGCGAATGCCCGATCTACCTGACTTCCTCGGCATTCTTCGGCAACGTCAAGGCGCAGGCCAAGTTCGCCTTCAACGCAGTGCCGATGCCGTATTATCCGGACGTCAAGGGCGCGCCGCAGAACTCGATCATCGGCGGCGCTTCGCTCTGGGTGATGGGCGGCAAGTCGGCCGACGAATACAAGGGCGTCGCGAAGTTCCTGACCTTCCTCTCCGACACCGATCGCCAAGTCTACATCCACAAGGCCTCGGGCTATCTGCCGATCACCAAGGCGGCCTATGAGAAAGCCAAGGCCGAGGGCTTCTACAAGGATCAGCCCTATCTCGAGACCCCGCTGCTCGAGCTGACCAACAAGGAGCCGACCGAAAACTCGCGCGGTCTGCGGCTCGGCAACATGGTCCAGCTGCGCGACGTCTGGTCGGAGGAAATCGAGCAGGCTCTGGCCGGCAAGAAGACCGCCAAGCAGGCGCTGGATGCCGCCGTGGAACGTGGCAACACGATGCTGCGTCAGTTCGAAAAGACCGCAGTGAAGTAAGGCATTGAAGCGGCAGGCCGGACCCGGCCTGCCGCTTCGGCTGCATCATGCAAAAGCAAGCCATTTTCCAATCCAAGCTATTGCCCTACGCGCTGGTTGCGCCGCAGCTCGCGATCGTCCTGATTTTCTTCTATTGGCCGGCCTTGCAGGCGGTGATCCAGTCCTTCCTGCTGCAGGACGCCTTTGGTCTGTCGACCACCTTCGTCTGGTTCGAGAACTACGTCGAGCTGTTCAGGGACCCCGCCTATTTCGAGGCGATCGTCCGAACCTTCCTGTTCTCGTTCGCCATCGCCGTGTCGTCGCTGTCCTTTGCGCTGCTGCTCGCCGTGATGGCGGACAAGCCCCTGCGCGGCTCGATGCTCTACCGCACGCTACTGATCTGGCCCTATGCGGTCGCGCCGCCCGTGGTCGGCGTGCTGTGGATCTTCATGCTGCATCCCTCGCTTGGCGTGCTGTCGCGCTATCTGCGCGCGGTCGGCATCGACTGGAATCCGCTGCTCGACGGCGACCAGGCCGCGGCACTGATTATTCTCGCCGCCGCCTGGAAGCAGATCTCCTATAATTTCCTGTTCTTCCTCGCCGGCCTGCAGGCCATCCCGAAGAGCGTGTTCGAGGCCGCCGCGATCGACGGCGCGCGGCCGATGCGGCGATTCTGGACCGTGACCTTCCCGCTGCTGTCGCCGACCATCTTCTTCCTGCTGGTCGTCAACATCGTCTACGCCTTCTTCGACACTTTCGGCATCATCGACACCATGACGCGCGGCGGGCCCGGCACGTCGACGGTCACGTTGGTCTACAAGGTTTATTCCGACGGCCTGCTCGGCGGCAATCTCGGCAGCTCGGCGGCGCAATCGGTGATCCTGATGGTCATGGTCATCGTACTGACCGGAATCCAGTTCCGCTTTGTCGAACGCAAGGTGACCTACTGATGGTCGAGGAAGAGGGCTTCCGGCGCTACGTCGCCCATTTCATCCTCTGGATCGGGATCGCGATCGTCGCGTTCCCGGTCTACATCGCGATCATCGCCTCGACGCAGGACAACGCGCTGATCGCCAACGGACAGATGTCGCTGCTGCCGGGCGGGCATTTCTTCGAGACCTACTACCAGACCATTTTCGTCGGCACGAGCGGCTCGACCCGCGAGCCCGTCGGCAACATGATGCTGAACTCGCTGGTGATGGCGCTGGCGATCGCGATCGGCAAGATCGCGATCTCGATCATCTCGGCCTATGCGATCGTGTATTTCCGCTTTCCGTTCCGGATGCCTATCTTCTGGATCATCTTCATCACCCTGATGCTGCCGGTCGAGGTGCGCATCTATCCGACCTACAAGATCGTCGCCGATCTGCACATGCTCGACAGCTATGCCGGCCTCGCGCTGCCGCTGATCGCGTCGGCGACCGCGACGCTGCTGTTCCGCCAGTTCTTCATGACCGTGCCGGACGAACTGCTGGAGGCCTCGCGCATCGACGGCGCCGGCCCCTTGCGCTTCTTCTGGGATACGCTGCTGCCGCTGTCGCGCACCAACATGGCTGCGCTGTTCGTGATCCTCTTCATCCTCGGCTGGAACCAGTATCTCTGGCCGCTGCTGATCACCACCCGCGACGACATGCAGACCATCCAGGTCGGCATCCGCAAGATGATCACCACCACCGACGCGCTGACCGAATGGCCGATCGTGATGGCGACTGCCGTGCTGGCGATGCTGCCGCCGGTGTTCGTCGTCGTCGCCATGCAGAAATTGTTCGTGCGCGGCCTGGTCGAGACCGAGAAGTAAGTGAGTTCTGATGGCTAACGTCACCCTGCGCAACGTCCGCAAGACCTATCCCGGCGGCTTCGAGGCCATCAAGGGCGTCAACGTCGATGTTGCCGACGGGCAGTTCTGCGTGCTGGTCGGCCCCTCCGGCTGCGGCAAGTCGACCCTGCTGCGCATGGTCGCGGGGCTCGAGACCGTCACCGGCGGCGAGATCGATATCGGCGGCCGAATCGTCAACCAGATCGAGCCCGCCGATCGCGACATCGCGATGGTGTTCCAGAACTACGCGCTCTATCCGCATATGAGCGTCTTCAACAACATGGCCTACGGCCTGCGCAACCGCGGCATGAAGGAGGCCGAGGTCAAGACCCGCGTCGACGAGGCCGCGCGCGTGCTCGAGCTCACCTCGATGCTGGATCGCAAGCCGCGCCAGCTCTCCGGCGGCCAGCGCCAGCGCGTCGCCATGGGCCGCGCCATCGTGCGCCAGCCAAAAGTGTTCCTGTTCGACGAGCCGCTTTCCAATCTCGACGCCAAGCTGCGCATCGCGATGCGCGTCGAGATCCGCAAATTGCAGCGCCGGCTGAAGACGACGTCGATCTACGTCACCCACGACCAGCTCGAGGCGATGACGCTCGCCGACATTCTCGTCGTGATGAGCGGCGGCCAGGTCGAGCAGGTCGGCAATCCGCTGGCGATCTACGAGAAGCCGGCGACCACCTTCGTCGCTTCGTTCATCGGCGCGCCGCCGATGAACCTGATGTCGATACGCTCCGACGAGATCAAGTCGCAGCTCGGCGGCAGCGCGAGTGAGGCCGGCATCCTCGGCATCCGGCCGGAAGATTTCGTCATCACCGACCAGACGCCCGCCGGCGGCGTCACGCTTCCGCTCACGATCGAAGCCATCGAGCGCGTCGGCGCCGAAACCTTCATCTACGGCTCACGAGCCCAGGACGAGCAGCGAATCGCCGCCACCCCGGGCGAGCTGCCGCCCGGCGAGGTCATCGTCCGCGTTCCCGGAACCGAGGCCCCCGCCATCGGCGCGAAAATCCGCGTCGCCGCGGTGCGGGCGAAGCTGCATCTGTTCAGCGGCGACGGGCGGACACGAATCGAGGCCTGACCGCCTCTGCAGGGGTTCCTCGATCAAAGGGCGCGAAAACAACCCCATGCACAGTAGACGGGGTGCTGTTTTCATTGGGATAAATCGCCCGGCAAATTCGCCGGGCTCGGGACTGGCGACGATGGTCATGGCCCGTCCACAGCCCCCGCTACGTCCTTGAACCGACACGGGGATATGCCCATATTGCTCATCAAGGGGTGCCGCTTCCGGGCCCTGAAATGCCAAAGTCGCTTCGAGAGGACTTTGTAAACTATGTCTCGTGTTCCTACGTTATCCAGTCCGTTCCTTCTGGGCTTCGACGAGATCGAGCGCGTGCTTGATCGTGTCGTCAAAGGCGCCGACGGTTATCCGCCCTACAATATCGAGCGGTGCGACCGGTCTGACGGCCAGCCCGAGCGGCTGCGGATCACGCTGGCGGTCGCCGGATTCACCCGCGACCAACTCGATGTTACCATTGAGGAAAACCAGCTCGTCATTCGCGGGCGTCAGCAGGACGACAAGACCCGGCAATACATCCATCGCGGCATCGCCGCGCGCCACTTCCAGCGCACCTTCGTGCTGGCGGAAGGGATGCTGGTGCTGGGTGCGGATCTGAAGAACGGGCTGTTGTCGGTCGACCTTGCCCGGCCTGAACCGGAGAGGATCGTTAAGACAATCGCTATCAATGAGCACGAATAATGGAACGAGTAGCGGACTCGACCGCTTAGTTTCTGTGAAGGAGTCGAGACCATGAGTGAAGGTCACGTTGCGTTCGAATACGAAGCCAAGAACGTCTCTCCGGAGACGCTGGCAACCCTCGGCGAAGGCCATATCGCCTATGTGAAGCAGATCCGCTCGGAAGATGTGCCGGGCCTGTTTCCCGAAGCGCCGAAAATCGCGCCGGGCCTCAAGCTCTTCGCGCTCCACGCCGCCGACGGCACGCCGATCATGCTGACCGACAGCCGCGAAGCGGCAGTTGCCAATGCCTGGAGCAACGAGCTGCAAGCGGTGAGCGTGCACTGAGCGCTCAAACGTCGCACGACGAATAGAGATTCAAGCGGGCACGCCTTCGCAGGAAGGCGTGCCCGTTTTCATTTTTGACGAAGGTCGCTCCACGTCGTCATTGCGAGGAGCTCGCGACAAAATTGCGAAGCAATTTTGCGCTGATGCGACCAAGGAATCCAGAATTCCCCGCGGAACGATTCTGGATTGCCTCGCTGCGCTCGCAATGACGGCGTGTGAGGCTGCAAGCGGACACGAGTCCGCCATCACTTCACAAATCCGAGCCCTTCGCGCGCCGTGTCCACGGCCCATTTGTCGTTCGGCGGCAGCGCGAGCACGGCATTGAAATCGGCGCGGGCATGCTTGGGGTCGGACATCACCATGTAGAGGAGACCCCGATTGACCAAGGTATCCTGGTTGTTGGGATCGAGTCGAAGCGCCTCGTTGTAGTCGGCGAGCGCAGCTTCGTGCTTTCCCATTTCGCGCAACGCCATGGCCCGATTTTTATAGCCGGTCGCGTTTCCCTGCTGCAGCCTGACCGCTTCGTCGAAATCGGCAACGGCGCGTTTATCGTCGCCCTTCTTGTGCCAGGCGAGGGCGCGAAGGGAATAGGCCCTCTCGAAAGTCGGAGCGATCCTCGTGACCTCGTCGAACTCCCGGATGGCGCCATCGGCGTCGTCCTTTTTCAGGAGGACGACGGCCCGGCAAAAATGGCCCCCGGCCCTCCCCGGCTCCAGACGAACCGAATTGTTGCAGTCATCAAGAGCCGCATCGAATTCGCCCTTTTTGACACGGACGTCGCTTCGCAGTTCGTAAGGCCATGCGGCGGCCGGATTCAATCGCATCGCTTCGTTGTAGTCGGCGACAGCATGATCAGCGTCGCCCTTTGCAGCATACGCCTGCCCTCTCATGAGGGTCGCAAAGTAGATTTGCTTGGGATTGCGTTCGATCGCCTCGGTGAAGCCGGCGATGGCGAAATCCAGGTCGCCCTTGTTGAAATATTCCTGTGCCCTCGAGGTGTAGGACGGTCCGTAGTTCGGATCGAGGCGAATGGCTTCATTGTAGTCAGCCATCGCGTGATCCCGATCACCTTTGGCCGAAGTGGCACGGCCGCGGCAATGATAGGCGCGTCCGAAATTCGGATCGATCCGGATCGCGGCGCTGCAATCCTCGAAGGCGCGTTCCTTGTCGCGCTTCATGTAATACGCTTCGCCACGGAGCTCGTAAGCGACTGCATTGGTCGGGTCTGCCGCAATGATCCCGGTCTTCTCCGCGATGACGCGGTCGTTGGACGCATCGTCGGCATGGGCCGCGGTCGTGACGGCAAGGGTGACAGAGCAAAGCAGACCGAAGATCCGGCCGATCGAACCGCAAATCATGTCGCAAAATCCCCGCTCCGGAGCCGTGCCGGTCGCAGGTGGACATGGTGACGAAGTGTCACGGCGCCCGGCTGCGAAATAAGTCGCAGGCCGAGCGGCTCGGGTTCGAACGAGTGAGGATTACGCTGCGGTCGCCGGCGGCAGGGCCAGCACAGAATAGATCGCCTGGGCGTCGCGCGAGGCGCGGAGCTTCTTGGCGATGTCCTGGTCGCGCAGCAGGCGGGCGATGCGGGCGAGGGCCTTGAGGTGGTCGGCGCCGGCGCCTTCGGGGGCGAGCAGCAGGAAGACGAGATCGACCGGCTGGCCGTCCATCGCCTCGAAATCGATCGGACGATCGAGGCGCGCGAACAGACCAAAAATCTTTTCCAGCTTGGGCAGCTTGCCGTGGGGGATGGCGACGCCGTAGCCGACCGCCGTGGTGCCGAGCTTCTCACGCTGCAGCAGCACCTCGAACACGGAGCGCTCGTTCTGTCCGGTCAGCTCGGCAGCCCTGGCCGCCAGCTCCTGGAGCGCCTGCTTCTTGCTGTTGACCTTCAATGCAGGGAGAATCGCCTCGGGCGCGACCAGATCGGTAATCGGCATGGATGGTTTCCGAGGTGAATTAAACCGTCAGGTTCCGAATTGGCCTGCTCAGTCGAACTGAGCCCGGCCGGCGTCAAGAAGGTGAAGCAGGAGGGGGACTTAGCCCAAGTCCCGTTAGGTCCTGATGTGGGGCGCTTCTACTCCAACGCAATCCCGGTGCCAACTCCTGCGTGCGTCTTTGCCCCGGTCATTGTTAAGGGCTGCGGATGGTACGGGGCTGGTGTCCGGGCCTAGCCGCCCGGCTTTCCGTCCGCCTTGCTGTCCACCTTGGCGCCGGGCGGGTCGATCCAGCCCACATTGCCGTCGGCGCGGCGGTAGATGATGTTCACCCGGCCGCTGGAACCATGCTGGAATACCAGGCAGGGTGCTCCGCTGAGGTCGAGTTCCATGACCGCCTCGCTGACCGACAACGGCTTCAGCGCCGTGGTGGACTCGGCGATGATCACGGGGCTGTAGCTGGTGACCTCCTCGTCGTCCTCCCCCTCGCCCGGCGCTTCCAGCACGTAACTCGTGGCGTCCATGGCGGCGAGCGCCGCGGAGGCGACGTGGGCCTTGCGGGCCGAGCGGTCCTTGAGCCGGCTCTTGTAGCGCTTGAGCCGCTTCTCGATCATCAGCAGGGCCTGGTCGGCGCTGGCATAGGCGTCCGGCGCGTTCGAATCGGCCTCCAGCGTAATCCCCGAATCGAGATGCAGCGCACAGTCGGTGCGGAAGCCGAAGCCGTCCTTGCTGAGCGTGATGTGGCCGGAATAATTGCCGTCGAAATATTTGCGCAGGACCTCTTCAGTCCGGTCGGAGACGCGGCCGCGCAGGGCCTCGCCGACGCTGACGCTCTTGCCCGAAATCCGAAGAGTCATGTGATGCCTCGCTTGGTTTGAGGGTCCGGGACGTGATGACGCGTCATCGCATCCCGGGTCATTCCTTGCGCATGATCTTCTCGGAAAGAGTTTT includes:
- the ugpA gene encoding sn-glycerol-3-phosphate ABC transporter permease UgpA, which translates into the protein MQKQAIFQSKLLPYALVAPQLAIVLIFFYWPALQAVIQSFLLQDAFGLSTTFVWFENYVELFRDPAYFEAIVRTFLFSFAIAVSSLSFALLLAVMADKPLRGSMLYRTLLIWPYAVAPPVVGVLWIFMLHPSLGVLSRYLRAVGIDWNPLLDGDQAAALIILAAAWKQISYNFLFFLAGLQAIPKSVFEAAAIDGARPMRRFWTVTFPLLSPTIFFLLVVNIVYAFFDTFGIIDTMTRGGPGTSTVTLVYKVYSDGLLGGNLGSSAAQSVILMVMVIVLTGIQFRFVERKVTY
- the ugpE gene encoding sn-glycerol-3-phosphate ABC transporter permease UgpE, with the translated sequence MVEEEGFRRYVAHFILWIGIAIVAFPVYIAIIASTQDNALIANGQMSLLPGGHFFETYYQTIFVGTSGSTREPVGNMMLNSLVMALAIAIGKIAISIISAYAIVYFRFPFRMPIFWIIFITLMLPVEVRIYPTYKIVADLHMLDSYAGLALPLIASATATLLFRQFFMTVPDELLEASRIDGAGPLRFFWDTLLPLSRTNMAALFVILFILGWNQYLWPLLITTRDDMQTIQVGIRKMITTTDALTEWPIVMATAVLAMLPPVFVVVAMQKLFVRGLVETEK
- a CDS encoding sn-glycerol-3-phosphate import ATP-binding protein UgpC, translated to MANVTLRNVRKTYPGGFEAIKGVNVDVADGQFCVLVGPSGCGKSTLLRMVAGLETVTGGEIDIGGRIVNQIEPADRDIAMVFQNYALYPHMSVFNNMAYGLRNRGMKEAEVKTRVDEAARVLELTSMLDRKPRQLSGGQRQRVAMGRAIVRQPKVFLFDEPLSNLDAKLRIAMRVEIRKLQRRLKTTSIYVTHDQLEAMTLADILVVMSGGQVEQVGNPLAIYEKPATTFVASFIGAPPMNLMSIRSDEIKSQLGGSASEAGILGIRPEDFVITDQTPAGGVTLPLTIEAIERVGAETFIYGSRAQDEQRIAATPGELPPGEVIVRVPGTEAPAIGAKIRVAAVRAKLHLFSGDGRTRIEA
- a CDS encoding Hsp20 family protein, with protein sequence MSRVPTLSSPFLLGFDEIERVLDRVVKGADGYPPYNIERCDRSDGQPERLRITLAVAGFTRDQLDVTIEENQLVIRGRQQDDKTRQYIHRGIAARHFQRTFVLAEGMLVLGADLKNGLLSVDLARPEPERIVKTIAINEHE
- a CDS encoding DUF1150 family protein; protein product: MSEGHVAFEYEAKNVSPETLATLGEGHIAYVKQIRSEDVPGLFPEAPKIAPGLKLFALHAADGTPIMLTDSREAAVANAWSNELQAVSVH
- a CDS encoding tetratricopeptide repeat protein, which encodes MKRDKERAFEDCSAAIRIDPNFGRAYHCRGRATSAKGDRDHAMADYNEAIRLDPNYGPSYTSRAQEYFNKGDLDFAIAGFTEAIERNPKQIYFATLMRGQAYAAKGDADHAVADYNEAMRLNPAAAWPYELRSDVRVKKGEFDAALDDCNNSVRLEPGRAGGHFCRAVVLLKKDDADGAIREFDEVTRIAPTFERAYSLRALAWHKKGDDKRAVADFDEAVRLQQGNATGYKNRAMALREMGKHEAALADYNEALRLDPNNQDTLVNRGLLYMVMSDPKHARADFNAVLALPPNDKWAVDTAREGLGFVK
- the ptsN gene encoding PTS IIA-like nitrogen regulatory protein PtsN, which translates into the protein MPITDLVAPEAILPALKVNSKKQALQELAARAAELTGQNERSVFEVLLQREKLGTTAVGYGVAIPHGKLPKLEKIFGLFARLDRPIDFEAMDGQPVDLVFLLLAPEGAGADHLKALARIARLLRDQDIAKKLRASRDAQAIYSVLALPPATAA
- the hpf gene encoding ribosome hibernation-promoting factor, HPF/YfiA family: MTLRISGKSVSVGEALRGRVSDRTEEVLRKYFDGNYSGHITLSKDGFGFRTDCALHLDSGITLEADSNAPDAYASADQALLMIEKRLKRYKSRLKDRSARKAHVASAALAAMDATSYVLEAPGEGEDDEEVTSYSPVIIAESTTALKPLSVSEAVMELDLSGAPCLVFQHGSSGRVNIIYRRADGNVGWIDPPGAKVDSKADGKPGG